A section of the Citrus sinensis cultivar Valencia sweet orange chromosome 8, DVS_A1.0, whole genome shotgun sequence genome encodes:
- the LOC102623974 gene encoding mitogen-activated protein kinase kinase kinase 18-like, which translates to MVSWVRGKCIGRGSFGTVNVAVDRFNGDVFAVKSVDRNAALCHHMPAIQAECLENEIRILRSLSSPYIVKYLGDDVSYEAPTTSSSCRNLHLEYLPGGTVSDLATTLNAYADEITLRSHTYCIVSALKYLHSRNIVHCDVKGKNVLVGPNSSFVKLADFGAAGEATVSDTRGVKIQPRGSPLWMAPEVVRGECQGPESDVWSLGCTIIEMVTGKPAWEDFGANTLSRIGFSDELPRFPTQSSELGRDFLDKCLRREPGERWSCDQLLKHPFLQSVSPSDANTVAESSPRCVLDWVNSEFEEEGTSDDEKLEASARERMGKLAGSSGAIWEPNGWVAVRGGDDEVVEGGTRREYLNSVSSSASTEGGRSVNPESVGVKEEIETRVNWGLDNVGGCLSCRDGSPEVELAVEMKETGICRMRMRKSLFLSLPFCRTRIFRYILLVACGICCYILFPFLFYFIY; encoded by the coding sequence atggtttctTGGGTGAGAGGCAAGTGCATAGGCAGAGGCTCCTTTGGAACCGTCAACGTGGCCGTCGACAGATTCAACGGCGACGTTTTTGCGGTGAAATCAGTTGATCGAAACGCCGCGTTGTGTCACCATATGCCAGCAATTCAAGCCGAGTGTTTAGAAAACGAAATCAGAATTCTCCGCTCACTCTCCTCCCCTTACATTGTCAAGTACCTCGGCGACGACGTGTCATACGAGGCCCCCACGACGTCGTCCTCGTGCCGGAACCTCCACCTAGAGTACTTGCCAGGCGGCACCGTCTCCGACCTGGCAACAACTCTTAATGCTTACGCGGACGAGATCACCTTGCGTTCACACACGTACTGTATTGTCTCTGCGTTGAAGTACTTGCATTCTAGGAACATCGTACACTGCGACGTCAAAGGCAAGAACGTACTAGTGGGTCCCAATTCGAGTTTCGTTAAACTCGCCGATTTCGGCGCAGCGGGTGAGGCGACGGTTTCTGACACACGGGGTGTCAAGATTCAGCCGCGTGGAAGTCCTCTATGGATGGCGCCGGAGGTCGTACGAGGGGAGTGTCAGGGACCGGAGAGTGATGTCTGGTCTTTGGGATGTACGATTATCGAGATGGTCACCGGAAAGCCCGCATGGGAAGATTTCGGTGCTAACACGCTGAGTCGAATCGGATTCTCCGATGAGTTGCCGCGGTTTCCGACTCAGTCGTCGGAACTCGGTCGTGATTTTCTTGACAAGTGTTTGAGAAGGGAACCGGGTGAGCGGTGGAGCTGTGATCAGCTGCTAAAGCATCCATTTTTACAATCGGTGTCGCCGAGCGATGCGAATACAGTCGCTGAGTCGTCCCCGCGGTGCGTGCTCGACTGGGTCAACTCAGAATTCGAGGAAGAAGGAACAAGTGATGATGAGAAATTAGAGGCTTCGGCGAGAGAGAGGATGGGTAAATTGGCAGGTTCATCGGGGGCAATTTGGGAACCGAATGGTTGGGTGGCCGTAAGAGGAGGAGATGATGAAGTGGTGGAAGGAGGGACGCGGAGGGAATATTTAAATTCGGTTAGCAGCAGCGCAAGCACCGAAGGCGGGCGGTCGGTAAATCCGGAATCAGTAGGGGTAAAAGAGGAAATTGAGACAAGGGTAAATTGGGGACTCGATAATGTTGGTGGGTGTCTGAGCTGTCGTGATGGGTCGCCAGAGGTGGAATTGGCGGTGGAGATGAAAGAAACGGGCATTTGCAGAATGAGAATGcgtaaatcattatttttatctttaccaTTTTGTCGTACGAGAATATtcagatatattttattggtgGCGTGTGGCATTTGCTGTTAtattctttttccctttttattttattttatttattga
- the LOC102628871 gene encoding probable protein phosphatase 2C 25: protein MSCSVAVSNSPVFSPSSSLFCNKTSVISQSPEKTLNLPLTHVKFSPSSSLSPTSPSPSSPLRFRLQKPPTGLSSSSSAACSSSSSSSPSALATGSGTASQQQTILKRKRPAKLDIPVASMSFGGLVTPREVKRDEVEDERDGFYSVYCKRGRREAMEDRFSALVDFQGDSKQAVFGIFDGHGGAKAAEFAAENLDKNILEEVLRRDIEDQIEDAVKRGYLNTDSEFLKEDVYGGSCCVTALIQNGTLVVSNAGDCRAVMSRGGLAEALTSDHRPSREDEKSRIETMGGYVDLCHGTWRVQGSLAVSRALGDRHLKQWIIAEPETKIIRIKPEYEFLILASDGLWDKVSNQEAIDIARPFCQSIDAPEPMLACKKLVDLSVSRGSVDDVSVMLIQLGRYL, encoded by the exons atgtctTGTTCGGTAGCAGTTTCAAACTCTCCTGTATTTTCGCCATCATCGTCTCTGTTTTGCAACAAAACGTCCGTAATCTCTCAGTCTCCAGAAAAAACCCTGAATTTGCCATTAACCCATGTAAAGTTTTCGCCTTCTTCATCATTATCACCCACTTCGCCTTCGCCTTCTTCTCCGCTTCGTTTTCGCCTTCAAAAGCCACCAACTGGGCTCTCCTCTTCTTCCTCTGCTGCTTGTTCTTCGTCCTCCTCCTCGTCACCCTCAGCCTTGGCGACCGGCTCGGGGACAGCATCTCAGCAGCAGACGATATTGAAGAGAAAGAGGCCGGCGAAGCTGGATATTCCGGTCGCTTCGATGAGTTTTGGAGGGCTGGTGACTCCAAGAGAGGTGAAAAGAGACGAGGTCGAAGATGAGAGAGATGGCTTTTATTCGGTTTATTGTAAACGAGGAAGAAGAGAAGCGATGGAGGATCGTTTCTCTGCTCTTGTTGATTTTCAAGGAGATTCCAAACag GCagtttttggtatttttgATGGACATGGAGGTGCCAAAGCTGCTGAGTTTGCGGCAGAGAATTTAGATAAGAACATTTTGGAGGAAGTCCTGAGAAGGGATATTGAAGACCAGATTGAGGATGCAGTTAAACGTGGCTATTTAAACACGGATTCTGAGTTTCTTAAAGAAGATGTCTACGGGGGTTCATGCTGTGTGACAGCTTTGATACAAAACGGAACTCTTGTGGTCTCCAATGCTGGCGATTGTCGCGCTGTTATGAGCAGAGGAGGCCTTGCCGAGGCACTCACTTCAGACCACCGGCCCTCTAGGGAAGATGAAAAGAGCAGAATTGAGACGATG GGCGGCTATGTTGATTTATGTCACGGTACATGGAGAGTTCAGGGGTCTCTAGCTGTGTCTAGAGCCCTTGGGGATCGGCACCTTAAGCAATGGATCATAGCCGAGCCAGAGACTAAAATCATTCGAATCAAACCCGAATACGAGTTCCTAATCTTAGCATCTGATGGCCTCTGGGATAAG GTCAGTAATCAAGAAGCAATTGACATTGCTCGCCCTTTTTGCCAAAGCATTGATGCACCAGAACCAATGTTAGCGTGTAAGAAGCTTGTAGATCTCTCTGTTTCACGGGGCTCAGTTGATGATGTTAGTGTGATGCTGATTCAACTGGGGCGCTATCTTTGA
- the LOC102629132 gene encoding ran-binding protein 1 homolog b-like translates to MASTTEGDHREEEVPHNEDEDTGAQVAPIVKLEEVAVTTGEEDEDAILDLKAKLYRFDKDGNQWKERGAGTVKLLKHKVTGKVRLVMRQSKTLKICANHLVLPMMSVQEHAGNDKSCVWHAADYADGELKDELFCIRFGSVENCKSFMEMVHEVAESQKKKEENKDASATAGLLEKLSVEENKTEDKSRAEEEVPKEEKEEEVPKEEKKESKSEEAEKKPEEPASST, encoded by the exons ATGGCAAGCACCACCGAGGGTGATCACAGAGAGGAGGAGGTCCCACACAATGAGGACGAGGACACCGGAGCTCAGGTTGCCCCCATCGTGAAACTTGAGGAAGTCGCCGTCACCACTGGCGAAGAGGACGAAGATGCCATACTAGATCT GAAGGCAAAGCTGTACCGTTTTGATAAGGACGGGAATCAGTGGAAAGAGAGAGGCGCCGGTACTGTTAAGTTGTTGAAACATAAAGTGACCGGCAAAGTTCGCCTCGTTATGAGGCAATCTAAGACTCTCAAGATCTGCGCCAATCATCTCG TATTGCCGATGATGTCCGTGCAAGAGCACGCTGGAAATGATAAGTCGTGCGTGTGGCATGCTGCTGACTATGCTGATGGTGAATTGAAGGATGAGCTTTTCTGCATCAGATTTGGATCCGTTGAGA ATTGCAAAAGCTTTATGGAAATGGTTCATGAAGTTGCTGaatcccaaaaaaagaaagaggagaACAAAGATGCATCTGCAACTGCTGGTCTTCTTGAGAAATTGAgtgttgaagaaaataaaactgaaGACAAATCTAGGGCAGAGGAGGAGGTGCCCAAAGAGGAGAAGGAGGAGGAGGTGCCCAAAGAGGAGAAGAAGGAATCCAAGAGTGAAGAAGCAGAGAAGAAACCTGAGGAGCCTGCTTCCTCAACATAG